In Haliotis asinina isolate JCU_RB_2024 chromosome 15, JCU_Hal_asi_v2, whole genome shotgun sequence, the sequence GTATAAACGCCGTGGACTAAATAATTATGACGTGCCAGTGCGTGGGCCGCGATTGGTCGAGCCAGACGGAAGGAGGTATAGCATAGATGGACAACACGTGCAATACTTCGGCTGGAACTTTAACTTCAGAGCTAGAACGTCCACTGGCCTTCAGCTGTTTGACATCCGATTCCAAGGCGAAAGAATAGCCTATGAAATAAGCCTTCAGGATGCGATAGTGTATTACACAGGCTATGGGCCCGTTGCGGGTTCAACAAATTATTTTGACACGTCTTGGCTCCTTGGAGCTTCGTCTTTCGAACTGATGCCAGGAGTGGACTGTCCCGCCACTGCTACCTTCCACGATGCCTATCATTTTGCCGGGTCTGCTGAACCATTACATTACAAGAACTCCATCTGTATATTCGAGCAAAATTCAGGTCTACCTTTGCGTCGACATTACGCTAATGATTTCATGGGAGGATATGGCTTTTACGGTGGGCTTGTTGACAACTACCTCGTTATTAGAACAATAGCAAATATATGGAACTATGATTATATATTTGATTACATTTTCCATTTAAATGGCGTCGTGGAAATCAAAGTATCTCTGACGGGCTATGTACAGTCTACGTATGGTCTGCCACAAGAAAGAGCCTATGGCAACTTCATCTACTCCGACGTCATCGCCACTCTCCATCAACACCTGTTCCATTATAAGGTAGACATGGATATAGCGGGAGCCAAAAACAGATTCGCCAAAGTGGACATCTCAACAGAGACCATCTCCCATCCATGGTATCCGGGCcggaataaaacacaaatgaagTTCACGAAGAGagacaaacaaactgaaaaggaTGCCATCCTAGAATACGACTTCGACAAGCCAGGGTACAGCGTCATCTACAATGCTAAGGCTGAAAATAACTGGGGCGTGCAGCGAGGATACAGAATTCAACACAAGGCCATGAGCAAGTTCGTCCTAGATGGCGTTGACGTCACTCAGGCGGCAGGGTGGTCCAAATACCAGCTAGCAGTCACTAGATTCCAGGATGTTGAAGAGACAAGCTCCTCCATCTACGCACAAAATGACCCCTTCGACCCCGTTGTAGACTTTAGAAGGTTCTTAGACAACGATGAACCCATTGTCGACGAGGACCTTGTCCTCTGGCTAACGGCTGGCGTACACCACATACCGCACGCCGAGGATGTTCCGTCGACTACGACAACCGGAAACCAGTATAATATCTTTTTACGACCTTACAACTACTTTGACGAGTGTCCCAGTACGACTGTCTCCGATGCAGTCCACGCCCAACCAAGTGCTCATTATGAAGAAATCAAAATAGACACATTTGGTGTCGCGGAAGGCTCGAACTGTTTCGCTAACGAGATCCCCTTCAGTGTGTTTAACGGCTCAAGATCCCCTGCTTAAAACCCTTGCtcaatgaatatatttgttgCGTTATTTTCTATCATGTTCAAGTTTAGATGTTTTACTGTTAAGGAATGGAATAtaactgaatgtttcattttgtaatTTCTTTCCATGTATTACTTTCATGACAACATCTCTGTTTAATCCAAATTTGTGTTGGCAGTGACCAGACTATAGCCTCAGAGCGTAAATTAGGAATCGAATCAAACTCTATGTTTGAAAGACTTGGTATGTCTGAATTGCCTCAGTTTGGAATTAGACGTTTTTTGTGGCTCtgtttttattaatatattctttttttatatattttgatgatatattattttaaaCAGGATAAATTTAATTCCGggacaaagtattagtcaaacATGCTGGTGT encodes:
- the LOC137266087 gene encoding diamine oxidase [copper-containing]-like; this translates as MRRRSKERRGGGREEVYGTSEEEKECIVFKGTMGEGMVSAEKQVMVSSRLWKCLRVMLVLLVIIAILLAIALVIVIIKRSEKPFCREGKTVIPRNLDKPGIFEDLTPNEMRIVRDYMQAQKGLDLRPYNKAILNSSYIYLIDLHLPIKAGVLKYLDGGHREPERAAKVVLYRGDMNPPRVEEYHVGPLPRPRYHRLVANPIYRRIPIPFTSRPVDQVEYNHLYAMISDITKTLYPILMDTYRLSYHNCTKGVDCMLFYDVAPRGIKSNERKSWFWAFRGVEGFYLHPLGFEIQINHESVNVSDWSVTKLVYNGQLFYSVNAFDDAYRRNRIKKVQLFMDKYDSVYSSYKRRGLNNYDVPVRGPRLVEPDGRRYSIDGQHVQYFGWNFNFRARTSTGLQLFDIRFQGERIAYEISLQDAIVYYTGYGPVAGSTNYFDTSWLLGASSFELMPGVDCPATATFHDAYHFAGSAEPLHYKNSICIFEQNSGLPLRRHYANDFMGGYGFYGGLVDNYLVIRTIANIWNYDYIFDYIFHLNGVVEIKVSLTGYVQSTYGLPQERAYGNFIYSDVIATLHQHLFHYKVDMDIAGAKNRFAKVDISTETISHPWYPGRNKTQMKFTKRDKQTEKDAILEYDFDKPGYSVIYNAKAENNWGVQRGYRIQHKAMSKFVLDGVDVTQAAGWSKYQLAVTRFQDVEETSSSIYAQNDPFDPVVDFRRFLDNDEPIVDEDLVLWLTAGVHHIPHAEDVPSTTTTGNQYNIFLRPYNYFDECPSTTVSDAVHAQPSAHYEEIKIDTFGVAEGSNCFANEIPFSVFNGSRSPA